A section of the Aminivibrio pyruvatiphilus genome encodes:
- a CDS encoding M20 metallopeptidase family protein — protein MKEQVWKLVDEVKKFVVEARHRIHENPELGFKEFETTAFVTKELEAAGIEVVPLDLETGVLGIIRGTAEWKGQGEPPVAGLRADMDALPIEEATGVPYSSKNSGVMHACGHDGHTAILLGTAKALQKARSSFAGTVKLFFQPAEETLYGADKMIACGILDNPKVDFVAALHGGVEVPVGSVGVYAGPFMASGDIFKVKFVGKGTHGAYPHRGSDALAAAAQAVISLQMILAREIEANDRAVLSVCQIHGGSAFNIVPQEVEIGGTVRCFSPDVRQKIRDRLVSICTHVAASYRCEALCDYQFGIPPVVNDAGETERIARAAADVLGEDRVIRLAAPMMGSEDFAYFIQGVPAGVIFRLGVGGEIPVSLHNPGFNFPDEALPLGVAVFIRYIFDLLAPEGAKSQTA, from the coding sequence ATGAAGGAACAGGTCTGGAAGCTCGTGGACGAAGTGAAGAAGTTTGTGGTCGAGGCGCGGCACCGCATTCATGAGAACCCGGAGCTCGGATTCAAAGAATTCGAGACCACGGCGTTCGTCACAAAGGAACTTGAAGCCGCGGGGATCGAAGTGGTTCCTCTGGATCTTGAAACCGGCGTGCTCGGCATCATCAGGGGCACGGCGGAATGGAAGGGACAGGGGGAACCCCCCGTGGCGGGGCTTCGGGCCGACATGGACGCCCTTCCCATCGAAGAAGCCACCGGCGTGCCCTATTCCTCGAAAAACAGCGGCGTCATGCACGCCTGCGGCCACGACGGCCACACGGCCATCCTGCTGGGGACGGCAAAGGCACTCCAGAAAGCCCGTTCCTCCTTCGCCGGAACGGTGAAGCTCTTCTTCCAGCCCGCCGAAGAAACCCTCTATGGCGCAGACAAAATGATCGCCTGCGGCATCCTGGACAACCCGAAGGTAGACTTCGTGGCCGCCCTTCACGGCGGCGTGGAGGTTCCCGTCGGCTCCGTGGGCGTCTACGCAGGCCCCTTCATGGCATCGGGCGACATCTTCAAGGTGAAGTTCGTCGGCAAGGGAACCCACGGCGCCTATCCCCACAGGGGAAGCGACGCCCTGGCGGCGGCGGCCCAGGCGGTCATCAGCCTCCAGATGATCCTCGCCCGGGAGATCGAGGCAAACGACCGGGCCGTCCTGTCCGTCTGCCAGATCCACGGCGGCAGCGCCTTCAACATCGTGCCCCAGGAAGTGGAAATCGGCGGCACTGTCCGCTGCTTCTCCCCCGATGTCCGGCAGAAGATCCGGGACCGGCTCGTCTCCATCTGCACCCACGTGGCGGCGTCCTACCGGTGCGAGGCCCTCTGCGACTACCAGTTCGGCATCCCGCCCGTGGTCAACGACGCCGGAGAGACGGAGCGCATCGCCCGGGCAGCGGCGGACGTCCTCGGCGAGGACAGGGTCATCCGTCTCGCCGCCCCCATGATGGGCTCGGAGGACTTCGCCTATTTCATCCAGGGCGTGCCCGCAGGGGTCATCTTCCGCCTCGGCGTGGGCGGAGAGATCCCGGTGTCCCTCCACAACCCGGGGTTCAACTTCCCCGACGAGGCCCTGCCCCTCGGGGTGGCGGTCTTCATCCGGTATATTTTCGACCTTCTCGCCCCCGAAGGGGCGAAATCCCAAACAGCGTAA
- a CDS encoding hydroxymethylglutaryl-CoA lyase — protein sequence MAFPSLPQKIEIMEVCPRDGFQSVKEFIPTEHKVAIIDGLAGTGISSMEVTSFVSPKAIPQMADAADVMAEFKKKWQGKVTSIALIPNLRGAEGALASGVDWMNFVISASQDHNMANTKRTVDESIAEMEKVAALKGSTKLRVSVATAFACPFAGPVAPEKVLRVIDRALEAGADGITMADTIGTADPKYVTSTLSVIRQKYGDYPFTLHLHDTYGMALANMVAAMGLGFASFDAAAGGLGGCPFAPGAAGNAATEDMANMAESMGIATGIDILKVLSVVRTMESAYGLKISSHLAATKMGRDGGEGSCS from the coding sequence ATGGCCTTTCCGTCCCTCCCCCAAAAGATCGAGATTATGGAGGTCTGCCCCCGGGACGGCTTCCAGAGCGTGAAGGAGTTCATCCCCACGGAGCACAAGGTGGCCATCATCGACGGCCTGGCCGGAACGGGCATATCCTCCATGGAAGTGACCTCCTTCGTGAGTCCGAAAGCCATTCCCCAGATGGCGGATGCCGCCGACGTAATGGCGGAATTCAAAAAGAAGTGGCAGGGGAAGGTCACGTCCATCGCCCTCATCCCGAACCTCCGGGGGGCCGAAGGCGCCCTGGCCTCCGGCGTGGACTGGATGAACTTCGTCATCTCCGCCAGCCAGGACCACAACATGGCGAACACGAAGCGGACGGTGGACGAATCAATAGCGGAGATGGAGAAAGTCGCCGCCCTGAAGGGGTCCACGAAGCTCAGGGTCTCCGTGGCCACCGCCTTCGCCTGCCCTTTTGCCGGTCCCGTGGCGCCGGAGAAAGTGCTCAGGGTCATCGACAGGGCCCTTGAGGCAGGAGCGGACGGCATCACCATGGCGGACACCATCGGCACCGCCGACCCGAAATACGTGACATCCACCCTGTCGGTCATCCGGCAGAAATACGGCGACTACCCCTTCACCCTCCATCTTCACGACACCTACGGCATGGCCCTGGCGAACATGGTCGCCGCCATGGGCCTCGGCTTTGCGTCCTTCGACGCGGCCGCCGGCGGCCTGGGAGGGTGCCCCTTCGCACCGGGTGCGGCGGGGAACGCCGCCACGGAGGACATGGCCAACATGGCGGAGAGCATGGGAATTGCCACGGGCATCGATATCCTGAAGGTCCTTTCCGTGGTGCGGACCATGGAGTCGGCCTATGGCCTGAAGATCAGCAGCCACCTGGCGGCAACGAAGATGGGCCGGGACGGCGGCGAGGGAAGCTGTTCCTGA
- the namA gene encoding NADPH dehydrogenase NamA yields MKTYEPFRIKDLELKNRIVMPPMCMYSAPDSAPADFHFLHYGARALGGAGLIIVEATGVVPEGRISDNCLGLWSDDQIAPLARLADHVHSLGAKIGIQLNHAGRKCGAAVGKIYGPSALNYSDDGKYPDPVEMSREDIDFVAGAFASAAGRALKAGFDVVEIHGAHGYLVNQFLSPLSNKRHDGYGVNFEGRSRFLQDVVQAVRTEWPEEKPLFLRVSAEDYAEGGMTPTEMARIIDRVTREVDVVHVSSGGVTPVPPPVYPGYQISFAEMIKVACGVPTIAVGMITTLEMIEEALCNNRADLVALGRELLRNPFFPLLEARKRGIELPWPEQYKRAFS; encoded by the coding sequence GTGAAGACCTACGAACCCTTCAGAATCAAGGATCTCGAGCTGAAAAACCGGATCGTCATGCCCCCCATGTGCATGTACAGCGCCCCGGATTCCGCTCCTGCCGATTTTCACTTCCTCCACTACGGCGCCCGCGCCCTCGGAGGCGCAGGACTCATCATCGTGGAAGCCACGGGAGTCGTCCCGGAGGGCCGCATCTCGGACAACTGCCTCGGCCTCTGGAGCGACGACCAGATCGCCCCTCTCGCCCGGCTGGCGGATCATGTTCACAGTCTCGGGGCAAAAATCGGCATCCAGCTCAACCACGCGGGCAGGAAGTGCGGCGCCGCGGTCGGGAAAATATACGGCCCCAGCGCCCTGAACTACAGCGACGACGGGAAATACCCCGATCCCGTCGAAATGTCCCGGGAGGACATCGACTTCGTCGCCGGGGCCTTCGCCTCGGCCGCCGGCCGGGCCCTGAAGGCCGGGTTCGACGTGGTGGAGATCCACGGCGCCCACGGCTACCTGGTGAACCAGTTTCTTTCTCCCCTGAGCAACAAGCGGCACGACGGCTACGGCGTGAACTTCGAGGGCCGTTCCCGGTTCCTCCAGGACGTCGTCCAGGCTGTCCGGACCGAATGGCCCGAGGAAAAGCCACTGTTCCTCCGGGTCTCCGCGGAGGATTACGCCGAAGGCGGCATGACCCCCACTGAGATGGCCCGCATCATCGACCGGGTGACCCGGGAGGTGGATGTTGTCCATGTAAGCTCCGGAGGGGTGACGCCCGTTCCTCCCCCCGTCTATCCCGGCTACCAGATCTCCTTCGCCGAGATGATCAAGGTTGCCTGCGGGGTGCCCACCATCGCCGTAGGGATGATCACCACCCTGGAGATGATTGAGGAAGCCCTCTGCAACAACCGGGCCGACCTGGTGGCCCTCGGCAGGGAACTCCTCAGGAACCCATTCTTCCCCCTTCTTGAAGCCCGGAAGCGGGGAATCGAGCTGCCCTGGCCGGAACAGTACAAACGGGCCTTCAGCTGA
- a CDS encoding YfcC family protein: MAEAVQKKSRVPHVFALMFIITVLMAVLTWLIPAGQYERVKEGTVTKVVADSFKVVDANPQGFWEIFNSVVKGWVQSASMIFMVFFVGGAIRILEETGTIRVGMNRIVHKLKGKELWAVAIIMLLMSIGGATGVFANPVVALIPLGILLAKGLGYDSVVGFAMIYLGSYAGFNVGWGNVFTVGIAHTVAELPMFSGFGVRVFFHIVNLLLTFGFVYLYIRKVKADPTRSLVYSAEEAAQQANHFEEHESMDLRHMICTAIVVISFGAIIYGSLQLKWGIDHYSVVFFMMAVSCGLIGGLGMNGTAVAFVKGCGSMAYAALVIGMARAISVVMTDGKIIDTVVYYLSLPISKYGPVIGANLMFFANIVINFFIPSGSGQAVTVMPIMVPLADLTGITRQVAVQAFQFGDGFTNCFIPTASVVMGCLGIAGIAYEKYVKWIFPLIALQIVLAMVALTVLQTIGWS, encoded by the coding sequence ATGGCGGAAGCAGTACAGAAAAAGAGCAGGGTACCCCACGTATTCGCGCTGATGTTCATCATCACCGTCCTCATGGCGGTGCTGACGTGGCTCATTCCCGCCGGGCAGTACGAGCGGGTGAAGGAAGGGACGGTCACCAAGGTGGTGGCGGATTCCTTCAAGGTGGTGGACGCGAACCCCCAGGGCTTCTGGGAAATTTTCAACTCGGTGGTGAAAGGCTGGGTCCAGTCCGCCTCCATGATCTTCATGGTCTTCTTCGTCGGGGGAGCCATCAGGATCCTTGAGGAAACGGGCACCATCCGGGTGGGTATGAACCGCATCGTCCACAAGCTGAAGGGCAAGGAGCTCTGGGCCGTGGCCATCATCATGCTCCTCATGTCCATCGGCGGCGCCACCGGCGTCTTCGCCAACCCCGTGGTGGCCCTCATCCCGCTGGGCATCCTCCTGGCGAAGGGCCTGGGCTACGACAGCGTGGTGGGCTTCGCCATGATCTATCTCGGCTCCTACGCCGGCTTCAACGTGGGCTGGGGCAACGTCTTCACCGTGGGCATCGCCCACACCGTGGCGGAGCTGCCCATGTTCTCCGGCTTCGGTGTCAGGGTGTTCTTCCACATCGTAAACCTGCTGCTTACCTTCGGCTTCGTATATCTCTACATCCGGAAGGTCAAGGCCGACCCCACCAGGAGCCTGGTCTACTCCGCCGAGGAGGCGGCCCAGCAGGCCAACCACTTTGAAGAGCACGAATCCATGGACCTCCGGCACATGATCTGCACGGCCATAGTGGTCATCTCTTTCGGCGCCATCATCTACGGCTCCCTGCAGCTCAAGTGGGGAATTGACCACTACTCCGTGGTCTTCTTCATGATGGCCGTCTCCTGCGGTCTCATCGGCGGCCTCGGCATGAACGGCACCGCCGTGGCCTTCGTCAAGGGATGCGGCTCCATGGCCTATGCCGCCCTCGTCATCGGCATGGCCCGGGCCATCTCCGTGGTCATGACCGACGGCAAGATCATCGACACGGTGGTCTACTACCTCTCCCTGCCCATCTCCAAGTACGGCCCGGTCATCGGCGCGAACCTCATGTTCTTCGCCAACATCGTCATCAACTTCTTCATTCCCTCCGGCTCCGGACAGGCTGTCACCGTCATGCCCATCATGGTGCCCCTGGCGGACCTCACGGGAATCACCCGGCAGGTGGCCGTCCAGGCCTTCCAGTTCGGCGACGGCTTCACCAACTGCTTCATCCCCACGGCGAGCGTGGTTATGGGCTGCCTTGGCATTGCGGGCATCGCCTACGAGAAGTACGTGAAGTGGATCTTCCCCCTCATCGCCCTCCAGATCGTCCTTGCCATGGTGGCCCTCACGGTGCTCCAGACCATCGGCTGGTCCTAG
- a CDS encoding GntR family transcriptional regulator, which yields MAPANPFRPKTLAEEVASYVRKELLLSDTYPPGSFIREEELATKLGVSRAPVREGLKILEGLGLLRSIPQKGSLVVAFTPGEIEELYDIRYALEEILFREIIRKGTFTGEQQGALKKILSRMGLLGSSGDSRDEILLEFSTLDMEFHLSLAALAGREWTLRLLRTVYHQIQHALIRDLATESDMDALVAEHEEILLGLQRGDLEELRKGRFFSYFERRLDPNKGKVRPEPSEATGEDQTRQKKGEKA from the coding sequence ATGGCCCCGGCAAATCCGTTCCGCCCCAAGACCCTCGCCGAAGAAGTGGCCTCCTACGTCCGGAAGGAGCTTCTCCTCTCCGATACGTATCCCCCCGGCTCCTTCATCCGGGAAGAAGAACTCGCCACAAAGCTCGGCGTCAGCCGTGCACCGGTCCGCGAGGGGCTGAAGATTCTGGAGGGGCTGGGCCTCCTCCGCTCCATCCCCCAGAAAGGCTCCCTTGTGGTGGCCTTTACCCCGGGGGAAATCGAAGAACTCTACGACATCCGCTATGCCCTCGAGGAAATTCTCTTCCGGGAGATCATCCGCAAGGGCACATTCACCGGGGAACAGCAGGGAGCCCTGAAGAAAATCCTCTCCCGGATGGGGCTCCTTGGTTCCTCCGGTGATTCCCGCGACGAAATCCTTCTCGAATTCAGCACGCTGGACATGGAGTTCCACCTCTCCCTGGCGGCCCTCGCAGGACGGGAATGGACCCTGCGGCTCCTCAGAACGGTGTACCACCAGATTCAGCACGCCCTCATCCGCGACCTCGCCACAGAGTCCGACATGGACGCCCTGGTGGCGGAGCACGAGGAGATCCTCCTCGGCCTGCAGCGGGGAGACCTCGAGGAACTCAGGAAAGGCCGCTTCTTCAGCTATTTCGAGCGCAGGCTCGATCCGAACAAGGGAAAAGTGCGCCCGGAGCCGTCGGAAGCCACGGGCGAAGATCAAACCCGACAGAAGAAAGGGGAAAAAGCATGA
- a CDS encoding YeeE/YedE thiosulfate transporter family protein: MSKTREGWNPYLLGGLAGLLSVWSTYYTGKFFGASTSFVRAAAFVEDKVIPERAATLEYLVKNAAKMDWQMMLLIGIFIGALLSATLFGDFKFQAVPDMWKKHFGESAVSRGVVAFLGGAVAMFGARLADGCPSGHGLSGTMQLAASGFLALICFFIAGAIVARMIYGGGGQNGS, translated from the coding sequence GTGAGCAAAACGCGGGAAGGATGGAATCCTTATCTTCTCGGCGGACTGGCCGGACTGCTTTCCGTATGGTCGACCTACTATACCGGAAAGTTTTTCGGCGCGTCCACATCCTTCGTGAGGGCTGCGGCCTTCGTGGAGGATAAGGTCATTCCGGAACGGGCGGCGACACTTGAATATCTGGTGAAGAACGCCGCAAAGATGGACTGGCAGATGATGTTGCTTATCGGCATTTTTATCGGTGCCCTGCTTTCGGCTACATTGTTCGGCGATTTCAAGTTCCAGGCCGTGCCGGACATGTGGAAGAAACACTTCGGTGAAAGCGCCGTGTCCAGGGGTGTGGTGGCCTTTCTCGGCGGTGCGGTGGCCATGTTCGGCGCCCGCCTGGCCGACGGATGCCCCAGCGGACACGGGCTGAGCGGGACCATGCAGCTTGCTGCCAGCGGTTTTTTGGCTCTCATCTGCTTTTTCATCGCAGGTGCCATAGTGGCCAGAATGATATACGGAGGAGGTGGGCAGAATGGATCTTGA
- a CDS encoding S8 family peptidase — translation MKKSIAAALLFAVFFLLPSASRAGEGRSAPSGTVVFALREQPPGEKGTLSARSLLAGAGISASDLQRLERTGVYLADGGGDPEAAARKLAELEGVAWAEPSLPLTWFDAPEDEHYWVQWSLSNTASPYAVEELSWLNGFAPVHLTAGADVDAPRAWTVTRGDPSVVVAVMDTGIGPYIHDLADNLWVNGGEIPGNNIDDDGNGYIDDVNGWNALEGTGDISDGNEHGSHCAGIIAARQDDYGITGIAPNVRVMALVGFETAHVLANTEYLLAQKARGVNVRAVNMSFGTGIPYSRAIEEALAKLEEGGVLVFAAAGNFATDNDFASFSYPSSLPFGNIVSVGSTGGTDEPSNFSQWGRRSVDIHAPGETILSTIPSKYVTNGYSSRIGGTWNTWVLKSGTSMATPLTLGAAALLFSAYPEADWRTVKAQLLSTADRLPSLEGLSRTEGRLSAGRALTEPLRTRPALFRLSSQFPMPGGQVRLSGYNLTEGGVLSLVLSDGRRVILPEDGRTSGETVITLPPGELPDGRVTLEIVADGQDRLTSLPFLLTRPGEAAPADIVYFSEGGRDFHAVPVSGQAAVADEFVYGTAGFEELNEYGNLVRRYLPAVFSLRDRTLRKAPLGGEGEEWARTDLDFRYTSYCALGTTVFLTGQSSEGWVYAYDTERGELRRLTRLPEELRESRLGSPATAAEEKYFYMAGGFVVGSFLDLHDKTVDSVYRLDLETLEWQRWGTLSEKRFAAAAAIEDGKLFVAGGKHYELFTVGSTSSTVEIPTSSVNVFSLEDGSRQDTSLPFSTWKGSLAFDGEREAVLLFGGLVYFGDLSMASPLAAWTRPDGSGGEWGLASPRFPFISGDGGWAFTSGGTHHLLARGWGDQYDRGYQLFSLPAPPENPSAPGCSGGVSPWGILLLLPLAALLKKR, via the coding sequence ATGAAAAAAAGCATTGCCGCTGCGCTGCTTTTCGCGGTTTTCTTCCTGCTTCCTTCCGCCTCCCGTGCCGGGGAGGGGCGTTCCGCCCCCTCCGGCACGGTGGTGTTCGCCCTGCGGGAACAGCCCCCCGGCGAAAAGGGAACGCTTTCCGCCCGCTCACTTCTCGCGGGAGCAGGCATTTCTGCCTCCGACCTACAGAGGCTCGAACGGACCGGGGTGTACCTCGCCGACGGAGGGGGCGACCCTGAAGCCGCCGCCAGGAAGCTCGCTGAACTCGAGGGTGTGGCCTGGGCGGAGCCCTCCCTTCCCCTCACCTGGTTCGACGCCCCGGAGGACGAACACTACTGGGTCCAGTGGAGCCTCTCCAACACGGCCTCCCCCTACGCCGTCGAAGAACTTTCCTGGCTCAACGGCTTCGCCCCGGTGCATCTCACCGCCGGGGCGGACGTGGATGCCCCGCGGGCCTGGACCGTCACCAGGGGAGACCCGTCGGTGGTGGTGGCCGTCATGGACACGGGGATAGGGCCTTATATCCACGATCTCGCGGACAACCTCTGGGTGAACGGGGGCGAAATCCCCGGAAACAACATCGACGACGACGGCAACGGCTACATCGACGACGTGAACGGCTGGAACGCCCTGGAGGGCACGGGAGACATCAGCGACGGGAACGAGCACGGCAGCCACTGCGCCGGCATCATCGCCGCCCGGCAGGACGACTACGGCATCACCGGCATCGCCCCCAACGTGCGGGTCATGGCGCTGGTGGGCTTCGAAACCGCCCACGTGCTGGCCAACACAGAGTATCTCCTCGCACAGAAGGCCCGGGGCGTGAACGTGAGGGCGGTGAACATGTCCTTCGGCACGGGGATCCCCTACAGCCGGGCCATCGAGGAAGCCCTGGCGAAACTCGAGGAAGGGGGCGTCCTGGTCTTCGCCGCGGCGGGCAACTTCGCCACGGACAACGACTTCGCCTCCTTCAGCTACCCGTCCTCCCTCCCTTTCGGGAACATCGTCTCCGTGGGATCCACCGGCGGGACCGACGAGCCCTCCAATTTCTCCCAGTGGGGGCGGAGGTCGGTGGACATCCACGCCCCCGGGGAGACCATCCTCTCCACCATTCCGAGCAAGTACGTAACCAACGGCTACTCCTCCAGGATCGGGGGGACATGGAACACCTGGGTGCTGAAATCCGGAACCTCCATGGCAACGCCGCTGACCCTGGGGGCCGCCGCCCTGCTCTTCTCCGCTTATCCGGAGGCGGACTGGAGGACCGTGAAGGCCCAGCTTCTCTCCACCGCCGACAGGCTGCCCTCCCTCGAAGGCCTCAGCCGGACGGAAGGGCGGCTCAGCGCGGGACGGGCCCTCACGGAACCCCTGCGCACCCGGCCGGCCCTCTTCCGGCTCTCGAGCCAGTTCCCCATGCCGGGGGGGCAGGTCAGGCTCTCAGGCTACAATCTCACCGAGGGGGGAGTTCTTTCCCTCGTCCTCAGTGACGGCCGGAGGGTCATCCTCCCGGAAGACGGACGGACCTCCGGCGAAACGGTCATCACCCTGCCCCCGGGGGAGCTTCCCGACGGCAGGGTGACCCTGGAAATCGTGGCGGACGGACAGGACAGGCTGACGTCCCTCCCCTTCCTGCTCACCCGTCCCGGGGAAGCTGCCCCGGCGGACATCGTGTACTTTTCCGAAGGCGGCAGGGATTTCCATGCCGTTCCCGTGTCCGGACAGGCCGCCGTGGCGGATGAATTCGTCTACGGCACCGCCGGATTCGAAGAGCTGAACGAATACGGCAACCTGGTCCGCCGCTACCTTCCCGCCGTTTTTTCGCTCCGGGACCGGACCCTGCGGAAAGCTCCCCTGGGCGGGGAAGGGGAAGAATGGGCCCGGACCGACCTCGACTTCCGCTACACGAGCTACTGCGCACTGGGAACGACGGTGTTCCTGACGGGACAGTCGTCGGAAGGCTGGGTCTACGCCTACGACACGGAACGGGGAGAGCTCCGCCGGCTCACCCGCCTGCCCGAAGAACTCCGGGAAAGCCGTCTCGGCTCCCCGGCAACGGCGGCGGAAGAGAAATACTTCTATATGGCCGGAGGATTTGTGGTGGGCTCTTTCCTGGACCTTCATGACAAGACCGTCGATTCCGTCTACCGGCTCGACCTCGAGACCCTCGAATGGCAGCGATGGGGAACCCTGTCGGAGAAGCGCTTCGCCGCGGCAGCCGCCATAGAGGACGGGAAGCTCTTCGTCGCCGGCGGGAAACACTACGAACTGTTCACCGTGGGATCCACCTCTTCGACGGTGGAAATCCCCACGTCATCGGTGAACGTCTTTTCCCTGGAGGACGGTTCACGGCAGGACACCTCCCTTCCCTTCAGCACGTGGAAGGGGTCGCTGGCCTTCGACGGGGAAAGGGAGGCCGTCCTCCTCTTCGGCGGTCTCGTGTATTTCGGCGACCTCAGCATGGCCTCTCCCCTGGCCGCCTGGACACGCCCCGACGGAAGCGGCGGTGAATGGGGGCTGGCCTCTCCCCGCTTTCCCTTTATCTCCGGAGACGGAGGATGGGCCTTTACTTCGGGAGGAACCCACCATCTTCTCGCGAGAGGGTGGGGCGACCAGTACGACAGGGGATACCAGCTCTTCTCCCTGCCCGCCCCGCCGGAGAATCCGTCCGCTCCGGGGTGCTCCGGAGGAGTGTCTCCCTGGGGAATTCTCCTTCTCCTTCCCCTTGCCGCCCTGCTGAAAAAACGATAG
- a CDS encoding CaiB/BaiF CoA transferase family protein, with amino-acid sequence MMKRKGALEGLRVLDLTRVLAGPFCTMMFADMGAEIIKIEQAGTGDDTRQMGPFKNGESAYFMNLNRNKKGVTLNLKNPKGKAIFLDLVKQSDVVIENFRPGTMEKLGLGYEDLKKVNPAIVYAAISGFGHTGRYSQRPGYDIISQAMSGLMSTTGWPGGEPTRTGTAMGDVLGGLSCAIGILAAVFNKIQTGEGQKVDVALVDSAVASLEIINMIYLVEGRIPQRIGNRYESTYPYDSFRGSDGSLVIGAGNDKLWVSLCKVMGKPELAEDPRYLHVPDRVARHEELKAIVEEWSTKLTVDEIYEKVNNAGIPCAPIYNIEQVVHDPHIAGDREMFVEMDHPTAGKLKVTGSHIKLSGTPSGVRTPSPTLGQHNGDVLGELLGLTGEDLKALSEEGAI; translated from the coding sequence ATGATGAAAAGAAAAGGAGCCCTCGAGGGACTTCGCGTCCTGGATCTCACCCGGGTGCTTGCAGGGCCGTTCTGCACCATGATGTTCGCCGACATGGGGGCGGAGATCATCAAGATAGAACAGGCAGGCACCGGTGACGACACCCGCCAGATGGGGCCGTTCAAGAACGGCGAAAGCGCCTACTTCATGAACCTCAACAGGAACAAGAAGGGCGTCACCCTGAACCTGAAGAATCCGAAGGGGAAAGCCATCTTCCTTGACCTGGTGAAACAGTCGGACGTGGTGATCGAGAACTTCCGTCCCGGGACCATGGAAAAGCTCGGTCTCGGCTATGAGGACCTGAAGAAGGTCAACCCCGCCATCGTCTACGCCGCCATTTCCGGTTTCGGCCACACGGGCCGCTACAGCCAGCGCCCCGGCTACGACATCATCTCCCAGGCCATGAGCGGCCTCATGAGCACCACCGGCTGGCCGGGGGGCGAACCCACCCGCACCGGCACCGCCATGGGGGACGTGCTCGGCGGTCTCTCCTGCGCCATCGGCATCCTGGCGGCGGTGTTCAACAAGATCCAGACCGGCGAAGGGCAGAAGGTGGACGTGGCCCTGGTGGACTCGGCGGTGGCCAGCCTCGAGATCATCAACATGATCTACCTCGTGGAAGGCCGGATTCCCCAGCGCATCGGCAACCGGTACGAATCCACCTACCCCTACGACTCCTTCCGGGGCTCTGACGGCAGCCTGGTCATCGGCGCCGGGAACGACAAGCTCTGGGTCAGCCTCTGCAAGGTCATGGGAAAGCCGGAACTCGCCGAAGACCCCCGGTACCTTCATGTACCCGACCGGGTGGCCAGGCACGAGGAGCTGAAAGCCATCGTGGAGGAATGGTCCACGAAGCTCACGGTGGACGAGATCTACGAAAAGGTCAACAATGCGGGCATTCCCTGCGCCCCCATCTACAACATCGAGCAGGTCGTCCATGACCCCCACATCGCCGGGGACCGGGAGATGTTCGTGGAGATGGACCACCCTACGGCCGGCAAACTCAAGGTGACGGGAAGCCACATCAAGCTCTCCGGTACTCCGTCGGGCGTGCGCACCCCCTCCCCGACCCTGGGTCAGCACAACGGAGACGTGCTCGGCGAACTCCTCGGCCTGACCGGAGAAGACCTGAAGGCCCTCAGCGAAGAGGGAGCGATCTGA
- a CDS encoding YeeE/YedE thiosulfate transporter family protein yields the protein MDLDQIVVHLNEILVSLKGIANAVDLELRFGLVTGMVFGVLLQRARVLRYDKQLAALRFKDFTILKFMMSAIIVGMIGTYFLYDQGLVKLSIKPTILGGTITGGVLFGVGWALLGYCPGTSMGALGEGRTDALWGILGAIVGAALYAEMFPYLQDTLLKMHDYGKITLPQLLGVNHWIVIAGVSVVFLLSFVLMEKKGL from the coding sequence ATGGATCTTGACCAGATCGTAGTCCATCTGAATGAAATTCTCGTCTCCCTCAAGGGCATAGCCAACGCCGTCGACCTCGAGCTCCGTTTCGGCCTGGTCACCGGAATGGTATTCGGCGTCCTTCTCCAGAGGGCCAGGGTGCTTCGCTACGACAAGCAGCTCGCAGCCCTCCGTTTCAAGGATTTCACCATCCTGAAGTTCATGATGTCGGCAATCATCGTCGGCATGATCGGGACGTATTTCCTCTACGACCAGGGACTGGTGAAGCTTTCCATAAAACCCACCATCCTGGGCGGGACCATCACCGGAGGCGTCCTCTTCGGAGTCGGCTGGGCCCTTCTGGGCTACTGCCCCGGCACGTCCATGGGCGCCCTGGGCGAAGGGCGGACCGATGCCCTCTGGGGCATCCTCGGCGCCATCGTCGGCGCGGCCCTCTATGCCGAGATGTTCCCCTACCTGCAGGATACCCTGCTGAAGATGCACGACTACGGAAAGATCACCCTTCCCCAGCTTCTCGGCGTCAACCACTGGATCGTCATTGCGGGAGTCTCGGTGGTCTTCCTCCTGTCCTTCGTGCTGATGGAGAAAAAGGGACTGTAA